From Trichoplusia ni isolate ovarian cell line Hi5 chromosome 22, tn1, whole genome shotgun sequence, a single genomic window includes:
- the LOC113504464 gene encoding cGMP-dependent protein kinase, isozyme 1-like produces the protein MVLCPPFRWNSRKSFKLCTVPAEVNPNVRRETIYIIPDGITENFQNNDEELSNGNGHAPTGYSRDSGNDKPVPMDEDRKISYTSYHSSKMSSRKASETEYYYDERKSSAGRKTISDLVQNNTSKRLIRTERRGVIAEPVMLPDKKRSLSDIQYDRYEKDKRSAEQIKKAVLANDFLKNLMDEERLEAVVEAMSPQEFPAGSLIIREGESGSHLFVSAHGQFEVLKGGQVVKTFGPGEAFGELALLYKAKRFASIRCITEAKVWMLERRVFQKIMVRSGRQEQEDNIRFLASVPLLQGIHPIELTKISDFLKREFFSTGTPVVRQGDRGDKFYIIRGGTVVVTKREGDGSENRVGVLRRGDYFGEQALLHEDRRLATVTALPPGVECLTLERGPFTDLLGNLEELKFVRHAVPRPSQQKKTSQVKSEFEFVELKDLEIVGTMGVGGFGRVELVQYKPNKSLTFALKCLKKVDMVQQQQQEHAYNEKEIMMSCKSPFICRLFRTFKDNKYVYFLMEPVLGGDVWTILQKQRYFPENVSRFMIACVVEAFQYLHAKDIIYRDLKPENLMLDKHGYIKLVDFGFAKRISPNSKTWTFAGTPEYVAPEIVLNKGHDRAVDCWALGVLIHELLVGKPPFRAPGGDHMKTYTLILRGIDAVAFHPRVAKSAQMLIRKLCRAVPAERIGYLKNGMGDIKNHKWFLGFDWEGLSERRLKAPLIQPVASDLDLGNFEKYPKDKQPPDETSGWDVNF, from the exons ATGGTGTTGTGTCCGCCGTTTAGGTGGAATTCTCGAAAGAGTTTCAAGCTTTGCACAGTTCCTGCCGAAGTCAATCCCAACGTGCGCCGTGAAACTATCTAC ATAATTCCTGATGGTATCACagaaaatttccaaaataacGATGAAGAACTATCAAACGGGAACGGGCACGCGCCCACTGGATACAGTAGAGACAGTGGTAACGACAAGCCGGTCCCAATGGACGAGGACAGAAAAATCAGCTACACCAGCTACCACAGCAGTAAAATGAGTTCTAGGAAAGCATCCGAAACTGAGTATTATTATGATGAGCGCAAGAGTAGTGCAGGGCGTAAAACCATATCGGACCTTGTACAAAATAACACCAGCAAGCGGTTGATACGTACTGAGCGACGTGGAGTGATTGCTGAACCTGTGATGCTTCCAGACAAGAAACGCTCATTGTCTGACATACAATATGACAGATATGAAAAAGATAAAAG GTCAGCAGAACAAATAAAGAAAGCTGTGTTGGCAAATGACTTTTTAAAGAATTTGATGGATGAGGAACGACTAGAAGCTGTCGTTGAAGCTATGAGTCCTCAGGAGTTCCCCGCTGGAAGTCTCATCATTCGTGAAGGAGAGAGTGGCAGTCACTTGTTTGTATCTGCTCATGGACAGTTTGAAGTTCTTAAGGGTGGACAAGTTGTTAAAACTTTCGGACCTGGGGAGGCGTTTGGTGAACTAGCACTTTTATACAAAGCTAAGCGATTCGCTTCGATACGAT GTATAACGGAAGCGAAAGTGTGGATGCTGGAGCGTCGAGTTTTCCAGAAGATTATGGTTCGCAGTGGTCGTCAAGAACAAGAGGACAATATAAGATTCCTAGCATCAGTGCCGCTATTGCAGGGCATTCATCCTATAGAACTGACCAAAATCTCCGACTTTTTGAAAAGG GAATTCTTCTCGACGGGAACGCCGGTAGTTCGGCAGGGAGATCGAGGTGATAAGTTCTACATAATCCGTGGTGGAACCGTGGTGGTGACGAAACGGGAAGGCGATGGGAGCGAGAACCGCGTTGGGGTGCTCCGCCGTGGTGACTACTTCGGCGAGCAAGCTCTGTTGCATGAAGATCGCAGGCTGGCAACCGTTACCGCCCTACCGCCAGGAGTTGAATGTCTTACACTGGAGCGAGG ACCTTTCACGGATTTACTTGGCAACTTAGAAGAATTAAAGTTTGTTCGTCATGCTGTTCCACGGCCAtcacaacaaaagaaaacatcgcAAGTTAAAAGCG aatTTGAATTCGTGGAGCTGAAAGATTTGGAGATAGTTGGGACTATGGGAGTGGGTGGGTTTGGGCGCGTGGAGTTGGTTCAGTACAAGCCTAACAAGTCGCTCACTTTCGCCCTGAAATGCCTCAAGAAAGTCGACATGGTGCAGCAACAACAGCAGGAACATGCGTACAATGAGAAAGAGATCATGATGTCCTGTAAAAGTCCATTTATTTGCAG ATTGTTCCGGACATTTAAGGACAATAAGTATGTGTACTTCCTGATGGAGCCAGTGCTGGGAGGCGACGTGTGGACCATCCTCCAGAAACAACGATACTTCCCTGAAAACGTATCACGTTTTATGATAGCCTGTGTGGTCGAGGCCTTCCAATACCTTCACGCGAAGGACATCATCTACAGGGACCTTAAACCAGAAAACTTGATGCTTGACAAACATGGATATATTAAATTG GTTGACTTTGGATTCGCGAAACGAATTTCACCGAACAGTAAAACATGGACATTTGCGGGCACTCCAGAGTACGTGGCTCCAGAGATAGTTCTCAATAAG GGACACGACCGAGCTGTGGACTGTTGGGCTTTAGGGGTTTTGATCCATGAGCTGTTGGTAGGGAAGCCACCTTTCCGAGCACCTGGAGGGGATCACATGAAGACATATACCCTCATCCTTCGCGGCATAGACGCTGTCGCCTTCCACCCGCGCGTCGCTAAGTCTGCACAGATGCTGATTCGCAAACTGTGCAGAGCAGTCCCCGCTGAGCGCATCGGATATCTCAAGAACGGAATGGGTGACATCAAAAATCACAA GTGGTTTTTAGGCTTCGATTGGGAAGGTCTGAGTGAGAGGCGACTGAAAGCTCCTCTGATACAACCTGTAGCCTCTGACCTGGACCTCGGCAACTTCGAAAAGTACCCCAAGGATAAACAACCTCCAGACGAAACTTCAGGCTGGGATGTCAACTTTTGA
- the LOC113504461 gene encoding ATP-binding cassette sub-family C member Sur produces MEAVCARGDAACEMRALAAALHSLNLYCASIAAALMCCCAPIHKHYRPPKRWRGQNIRGIASLVLAVAWCCDAAAAALRPAHTVRLVAALMAPWSWLAAAAFHVALWTRRSAAPILYLAIYWMLATISAASILWQHSIANASSTHIELYLQGVSFLMTLLIATVDCVCFYDEVTKRFRNDLKSSEAPNICYQHNDTHFYSKVTFFWLNPLLYKGYKSPLEPDFLGELPDDERSIKYYKKFVKIHQERSKVSKESSPNLLTCYIRAVWPNFYIAGILKLLGDLIGVVPPLGLAIIIQYIEGYGHDRNEYDQDSPVTLGEFFSSGYIMLVITTIALISQAFLSQNSTHLVTVEGTRLKTALQSLVYDKCMRLAPWTSTDSNDDEESRLLHDTEDSSSTRTGLITNLVSQDTYNIMSCVWIVHYIWAIPLKVAVILYLLYTKLGVSAIIGTVVSVLVITPLQFYIGKKLSDNSKEISKCTDHRISKMTEILHGMDVIKLYVWEDLFKEKILQLRELELKLLNKDSVYWSFLTFSTQISTILITVITFSVYYLVDNNTPLTATNVFAGLALFNQLTVPLLILPVTVMMVIQAMVSTNRIRDFLELPESNNVSEINYEDSKKQTRDDRNDETFIDRDEVDNNYIINKDDSDGAEGVDQFSDEEIHNGVPRMETAVAFKNAAFTWGKRSDMLLEVDDLDIPAGKLIMVVGATGSGKSSLLSAILGEMHRDRGEVYNKCSSMWYAGQPPWLVEGSVRNNIVMDSPWCQRKYGRVLRATGLRPDLQLLPEGDGTRLGSQGAPLSGGQRVRVCVARALYSGARLLALDEPLAALDAPLARHLVARALVPAARAGRTVVVATNRLELLHYADLVIAMEEGRVSGVGRGAACEGALARWARLAGEARAAAARAGAGPPGGAARERSRLMRALSRARFQRANSDETTVDINETAGAHLLSEVPTCAGGSWRRRTSPRPRPALSRQLSSPPLSMYNSKWRPDVRRAVSADESNAALQREASFLRRLLRPRAPRNINRWTPKTLRRLISTDSEGASEDNQNNDVVDDSTGDTTPYNSLTSNGGETNNTIVSDTYSNTSQKSEEAVSESAIWWEYARACRWWGGAYWAAAVAAQALALAADCWLTNITKQSSSTEQVEDNMWVGVSTYAAWCGGGALAAGAAQAACACAASKARRVLHERLLHATLRAPPHYLRSAPLGATLHRFSADILVIDKKLPTAISRWAQLALLCAAAMLVNAVIAPWSLLASIPALLLYLTLQSVYLCNARELQCAEARSAAGVVSLCAQTCTGGSTIRAGRLQPRLRAAFLRSLDNNHNTLLLLNSANRWLGLALDLVGAACVCVVLGACLSEGGGAVAGLGGAYALLLPAYLAHLAKCRSDLHLQLAALERVHDDTNVPQEDYRDDCPIPAGWQRNGKIEFENVSIQHEPTSTPILKNINLQISPGEKVAICGRSGSGKSTLLLTCAGATTISSGRVLIDGEDITRVPLRALRHRVVLVPQDPAMFSGTLRENLDPLAVHTDEEIWHSLRAVGLFDYVSAQPAGLECSVCSRSGCSGWSAGRAGRVAAARAALHARLAGALLLDEPAAALDASAERALLAALAAVAPHTTIITVAHRISSVRGYGRGVVLDNGCAVEQGAVSALLAQPTSRLARMLAAAQRVN; encoded by the exons ATGGAGGCGGTGTGCGCGCGCGGCGACGCGGCGTGCGAGATGCGCGCGCTGGCGGCCGCGCTGCATTCCCTCAACCTGTACTGCGCGTCCATCGCCGCCGCGCTCATGTGTTGCTGTGCACCCATACACAAACACTACAG GCCCCCAAAACGTTGGCGTGGACAAAACATTCGTGGGATAGCCAGCCTAGTGCTAGCCGTGGCGTGGTGCTGcgacgcggcggcggcggcgctacGGCCGGCACACACGGTGCGCCTGGTAGCCGCGCTCATGGCGCCCTGGTCCTGgctggccgccgccgccttCCACGTAGCCCTCTGGACCCGCCGCTCAGCAGCACCCATCCTCTACCTCGCTATATACTGGATGCTGGCAACCATATCCGCTGCTTCAATCCTCTGGCAACACTCAATCGCCAACGCCTCATCCACTCACATAGAACTGTACCTTCAAGGCGTCTCATTCCTGATGACATTACTGATAGCTACAGTCGACTGCGTGTGCTTCTATGATGAG GTCACTAAACGCTTCAGAAACGATCTGAAGTCGAGTGAGGCTCCTAATATTTGCTACCAACATAACGACACGCATTTTTATTCGAAAGTAACATTCTTCTGGTTAAATCCTTTACTGTACAAAGGATATAAATCTCCGTTAGAACCAGACTTCTTGGGAGAACTGCCCGACGATGAACGATCAATAAAGTACTACAAGAAGTTTGTTAAAATACATCAAGAAAGATCTAAA GTTTCAAAAGAAAGTAGCCCTAATCTACTGACATGTTATATTCGCGCAGTTTGGCCAAACTTCTATATAGCAGGAATATTGAAGCTCTTGGGCGATTTGATCGGCGTCGTGCCTCCACTAGGCTTGGCGATTATAATTCAGTACATCGAAGGGTACGGACACGACAGGAATGAATACGACCAAGACTCGCCAGTGACACTTGGAGAATTTTTTAGCAGCGGATACATAATGCTGGTCATAACGACGATAGCGCTAATTAGCCAAGCATTCCTGTCTCAGAACTCAACGCACTTAGTGACGGTTGAGGGCACAAGACTGAAGACGGCTTTACAA AGCTTGGTGTATGATAAGTGTATGAGGCTCGCGCCCTGGACATCCACTGACTCGAATGACGACGAGGAGTCTCGTCTCCTGCATGACACCGAGGACAGCAGCTCCACGCGGACTGGGCTCATCACTAATCTGGTTTCACAAGACACATACAACATCATGTCATGTGTCTGGATCGTCCATTATATTTGGGCCATACCTTTAAAA GTAGccgtaatattatatttactgtaCACTAAACTTGGAGTAAGTGCAATAATAGGCACCGTGGTGAGCGTGTTGGTAATAACGCCGTTGCAGTTCTATATCGGAAAGAAATTGTCGGACAATTCCAAGGAAATATCAAAATGTACGGATCACAGGATATCGAAGATGACAGAAATACTTCATGGAATGGATGTTATTAAGCTATACGTTTGGGAAGATTTGTTTAAAGAGAAAATTTTACAACTAAGAGAACtagaattaaaacttttgaataaAGATTCCGTTTACTGGAGCTTTTTAA ctttTTCTACACAAATCTCTACAATTTTGATAACAGTTATAACGTTTAGTGTGTACTACCTTGTCGACAATAACACACCGCTAACAGCTACCAATGTATTCGCCGGCCTAGCTTTATTCAACCAACTCACAGTTCCCCTCCTCATTCTACCAGTCACGGTAATGATGGTGATTCAAGCGATG gtcAGTACCAACAGAATTCGTGACTTCTTGGAACTTCCCGAATCGAATAATGTTAGCGAAATTAACTATGAAGATTCTAAGAAGCAAACAAGGGATGATCGGAATGACGAAACCTTTATTGATAGGGATGAAGTTgacaacaattatattataaacaaagatGATTCTGATGGCGCGGAAGGTGTTGACCAATTTTCTGATGAGGAAATTCATAACGGAGTACCGAGAATGGAAACAGCGGTTGCGTTTAAAAACGCAGCCTTCACGTGGGGGAAGAGAAGTGACATGTTGCTTGAAGTTGATGATCTGGACATTCCTGCTG ggAAATTAATCATGGTAGTTGGCGCCACCGGATCGGGGAAGTCATCTCTCTTATCTGCTATCCTAGGAGAAATGCATCGTGATAGGGGCGAAGTTTATAACAA gTGCTCTTCGATGTGGTATGCGGGCCAGCCGCCATGGCTGGTAGAGGGCTCCGTACGTAACAACATTGTGATGGACAGTCCGTGGTGCCAGAGAAAATATGGGCGCGTCTTGCGAGCGACTGGTTTGAGGCCCGACTTGCAGCTTTTACCAG AGGGTGACGGCACTCGGCTGGGCAGCCAGGGCGCGCCGCTGTCGGGCGGGCAGCGCGTGCGTGTGTGCGTGGCGCGCGCGCTGTACTCGGGCGCGCGGCTGCTGGCGCTGGACGAGCCGCTGGCCGCGCTGGACGCGCCGCTCGCTCGACACCTGGTGGCGCGCGCGCTCGTGCCCGCCGCGCGTGCTGGACGAACTGTCGTCGTTGCCACAAACAGACTTGAACTGTTACATTATGCTGATTTG GTGATAGCGATGGAAGAAGGTCGCGTGTCAGGCGTTGGGCGGGGCGCGGCGTGTGAAGGCGCGCTGGCGCGGTGGGCGCGGTTGGCAGGCgaggcgcgcgccgccgcggccCGCGCGGGAGCAGGCCCGCCCGGCGGCGCCGCGCGCGAGCGTTCCCGCCTCATGCGCGCGCTCAGCCGCGCCAGGTTCCAGCGGGCTAACTCTGATGAGACTACG GTGGATATAAACGAAACCGCAGGCGCGCACCTGCTGTCCGAGGTCCCAACGTGTGCGGGCGGCAGCTGGAGACGCCGTACCTCGCCGCGGCCGCGACCCGCACTCAGCAGGCAGCTGTCCTCACCCCCACTCTCCATGTATAACTCCAA atgGCGTCCAGATGTGCGTCGTGCTGTGAGCGCTGACGAGTCGAACGCGGCCTTGCAGCGGGAGGCCAGCTTCCTCCGGCGGCTGCTGAGGCCCAGAGCTCCGAGGAACATCAACAG ATGGACACCAAAAACATTACGACGTCTTATAAGCACTGACTCAGAAGGTGCTTCTGAGGATAATCAAAACAACG ATGTTGTTGACGATTCCACCGGGGACACGACGCCGTATAACTCACTGACCTCGAATGGCGGTGAAACGAATAACACCATCGTTTCGGACACCTACTCGAACACTTCACAGAAATCGGAGGAAGCTGTTAGTGAG AGTGCAATATGGTGGGAATACGCCCGAGCATGTCGCTGGTGGGGCGGCGCGTACTGGGCGGCGGCGGTGGCTGCGCAGGCGCTGGCCCTGGCTGCAGACTGCTGGCTCACCAACATCACCAAGCAGAGCTCGAGTACTGAGCAAGTGGAAGATAAT ATGTGGGTAGGCGTGAGCACGTACGCCGCGTGgtgtggcggcggcgcgctggcggcgggcgcggcgcagGCGGCGTGCGCGTGCGCGGCATCCAAGGCGCGGCGCGTGCTGCACGAGCGGCTGCTGCACGCCACGCTGCGCGCGCCGCCGCACTACCTGCGCAGCGCGCCGCTCGGGGCCACGCTGCACCGGTTCTCAGCTGATATATTAGTTATAGACAAG AAACTGCCGACTGCGATCAGTCGCTGGGCGCAGCTCGCGTTACTCTGTGCGGCGGCCATGCTGGTGAACGCAGTCATTGCTCCGTGGAGCCTGCTGGCCTCCATCCCGGCACTGCTGCTCTACCTCACACTGCAGTCGGTCTATCTGTGTAATGCTAG GGAGTTGCAATGCGCGGAAGCCCGCAGCGCGGCAGGCGTGGTCTCGCTCTGCGCGCAGACCTGCACTGGCGGGAGCACCATCCGCGCCGGCCGCCTGCAACCACGCTTACGCGCCGCCTTCTTGCGTAGCCTCGACAACAACCATAACACGCTACTTCTGCTGAATTCGGCCAACAGATGGCTTGGACTCGCTCTG GACTTGGTGGGTGCTGCATGTGTATGCGTAGTGCTGGGTGCTTGCCTGAGCGAGGGCGGGGGCGCGGTGGCCGGCCTGGGCGGCGCGTACGCCCTGCTGCTGCCTGCATATCTGGCGCATCTCGCCAAGTGCCGCTCCGATCTGCATCTTCAGCTAGCTGCACTGGAGCGAGTACATGATGACACTAATGTTCCCCAAGAGGACTATAGAGACGACT GCCCAATTCCGGCAGGATGGCAAAGAAATGGTAAAATCGAATTTGAGAATGTCAGCATCCAGCATGAACCAACTTCGACACCGatacttaaaaacattaaccTACAAATATCTCCTGGAGAAAAG GTAGCAATTTGCGGTCGCAGTGGCAGTGGTAAATCTACTTTACTGCTGACCTGTGCTGGAGCGACGACAATAAGTAGCGGTCGCGTGCTAATTGACGGCGAGGACATCACGCGAGTCCCTCTGCGGGCTCTCAGACACCGTGTGGTGCTAGTGCCGCAGGACCCCGCCATGTTCTCCGGCACGCTGAGAGAGAACCTCGACCCGTTGGCAGTGCACACCGATGAGGAGATATGGCACAGTCTTAGAGCTGTTGGACTCTTCGACTATGTTTCTGCGCAGCCAGCTGGATTAG AGTGCAGCGTGTGCAGTAGGTCAGGCTGCTCCGGCTGGAGCGCGGGGCGCGCGGGTCGCGTGGCGGCGGCTCgcgcggcgctgcacgcgcggctggcgggcgcgctgctgcTGGACGAGCCAGCCGCCGCGCTCGATGCCTCCGCGGAGCGGGCGCTGCTGGCCGCACTAGCCGCGGTTGCACCTCATACTACTATTATCACTGTTGCG CACCGCATATCGTCAGTCCGCGGTTACGGCCGCGGCGTGGTGCTGGACAACGGCTGCGCGGTGGAGCAGGGAGCGGTCAGTGCTCTGCTGGCGCAGCCCACCTCGCGACTAGCGCGCATGCTCGCCGCCGCACAGAGAGTTAATTAA